A genomic segment from Malus domestica chromosome 05, GDT2T_hap1 encodes:
- the LOC103419953 gene encoding uncharacterized protein — translation MDIRSDRSIISENGSTDVVGSSSTHREQSSQEIEGSTTIVSFQGYTCSTRTRRYPLPPLVGTPIIAIIPSPEIYQPPPPPDNTPWGDNDSGCTHIFDQVRKERLAAKETQGGSSWLPSKFLEWGRSRMHFNDDTVTPNGSVPTEVAAASTPAAAPTPNSNTISSLPINASLVPYVQLHLAALNGDWIAANNFLVSNPEAVRAKITKGSETALHIAAGAKHTTFVQELVKWMMPSDLELKNDVGNTALYFAAVSGVKRIAEIMVDKNPRLPQIRGSKDSTPLHMATLLGHREMVWYLYDKTDTILKDSDRVGLLIAAIAADLYGKDVRTFSI, via the exons ATGGATATCCGATCCGATCGATCAATCATATCAGAAAATGGTTCAACAGACGTTGTAGGGTCGTCTTCAACCCATCGGGAGCAATCTTCACAAGAAATTGAAGGGAGCACTACAATTGTAAGCTTTCAAGGCTACACTTGTTCCACGAGGACACGTCGTTATCCATTACCACCACTCGTCGGAACACCAATTATAGCAATCATACCTAGTCCAGAAATATATCAACCTCCACCCCCTCCAGATAACACACCATGGGGTGATAATGATTCAGGATGTACACATATCTTCGATCAAGTAAGAAAAGAAAGGCTTGCTGCTAAAGAAACTCAAG gagggAGTAGTTGGCTACCGAGCAAATTTCTTGAATGGGGAAGGAGTCGAATGCATTTCAATGATGATACAGTAACACCAAATGGGAGCGTGCCAACTGAAGTTGCAGCAGCTTCCACTCCAGCAGCAGCACCTACACCGAATTCAAATACCATTTCAT CGTTGCCAATTAACGCCTCCCTAGTTCCCTATGTTCAACTACATCTTGCTGCTCTCAATGGTGACTGGATTGCTGCAAACAATTTCTTGGTATCAAATCCTGAAGCTGTGAGGGCTAAGATCACAAAGGGTTCAGAAACTGCTCTCCATATTGCTGCCGGGGCCAAACATACAACATTTGTTCAGGAGCTAGTTAAATGGATGATGCCGTCTGACCTAGAACTGAAGAATGATGTGGGAAACACTGCCCTCTATTTTGCTGCTGTTTCCGGTGTCAAAAGGATTGCCGAGATAATGGTAGATAAGAATCCGAGGTTACCCCAAATCAGAGGTAGTAAAGATTCAACACCTCTTCATATGGCTACTTTGTTAGGGCACAGGGAGATGGTATGGTATCTTTACGACAAGACTGATACAATTTTGAAGGACTCCGACCGTGTGGGGCTTCTTATTGCCGCAATAGCAGCCGATCTTTATGGTAAGGACGTACGTACCTTTTCAATTTAG
- the LOC139187507 gene encoding ankyrin repeat-containing protein NPR4-like: protein MAFARDDENRETALHVMARKHSAYYNGSQPGVLQRFVFSVPRIKVCYNKKVMHTQAIELVKQLWKKVLTLENDSKISDLIRAPSRLLFSAAELGNIDFLIILMRTYPNLIWKVDEQNRSIFHTAVVHRQEKVFNLIYELGGLKDIIASYKDEDNNNMLHLAAKLAPDDRLNIDTGAALQFRRELQWFKEVKKIVQPLYKEMRNSDGKTPQVLFTEEHKDLLREGEKWMKGTASSCMLVATLIATVMFAVFSTVPGGNNNDTGIPIFLNSRAFMVFAISDALSLVSSATSILSFLSILTSRYAEEDFLHSLPNRLIVGLATLFISIVTMMITFVASLYIVLGHGYQGIKFPITLAAGVPVSFYALLQFPLLGDMISHAYISRVSFRPMGALN, encoded by the exons ATGGCTTTTGCTCGAGATGATGAAAATCGAGAGACTGCACTTCATGTGATGGCACGAAAACATTCAGCTTATTATAATGGAAGTCAACCGGGAGTTCTGCAACGATTCGTATTTTCAG TCCCTCGTATCAAGGTTTGCTACAACAAAAAAGTTATGCATACGCAAGCCATTGAGCTTGTGAAGCAGCTGTGGAAGAAAGTACTTACTTTAGAAAATGATTCAAAAATTAGTGATTTAATCAGAGCACCCTCTCGCTTATTGTTCAGTGCTGCTGAGTTGGGGAACATCGACTTCCTAATCATACTTATGAGAACATACCCTAATCTTATATGGAAAGTTGATGAACAAAATCGAAGCATATTTCACACTGCAGTTGTTCACCGGCAGGAGAAAGTTTTCAATCTCATATATGAATTAGGTGGACTGAAAGATATAATTGCATCTTACAAAGACGAAGACAATAATAATATGCTTCATTTGGCAGCCAAACTTGCACCGGATGATCGATTAAATATTGATACGGGGGCAGCATTGCAATTCAGAAGAGAGTTACAATGGTTTAAG GAAGTGAAGAAGATCGTCCAACCATTATACAAGGAAATGAGAAACTCGGATGGAAAAACACCTCAAGTCCTATTCACTGAAGAGCACAAGGACTTGTTACGAGAAGGAGAAAAGTGGATGAAGGGCACTGCATCATCGTGCATGCTTGTGGCAACGCTCATTGCCACCGTAATGTTTGCCGTTTTCTCCACAGTACCGGGCGGAAACAACAACGACACGGGCATTCCGATTTTTCTCAACTCGAGGGCCTTCATGGTTTTTGCCATATCAGATGCACTCTCCCTCGTCTCCTCCGCCACATCAATCTTGAGTTTCCTGTCCATTCTTACATCACGCTATGCAGAAGAAGATTTCCTCCACTCGCTACCGAATCGGTTGATTGTAGGACTGGCAACCCTTTTCATCTCTATAGTTACCATGATGATCACGTTCGTAGCGTCGCTATACATCGTTCTAGGCCATGGATATCAAGGGATCAAATTTCCAATAACTTTGGCCGCGGGCGTTCCTGTTAGTTTCTATGCTCTGTTACAGTTTCCTCTTCTTGGAGATATGATCAGTCATGCTTATATTTCAAGGGTATCCTTTCGTCCCATGGGGGCACTCAACTAA